A portion of the Carya illinoinensis cultivar Pawnee chromosome 11, C.illinoinensisPawnee_v1, whole genome shotgun sequence genome contains these proteins:
- the LOC122280768 gene encoding deoxyribodipyrimidine photo-lyase isoform X2, giving the protein MASFSSPPSNSTCVPSGRIRVLKERSRALDGEVGPVVYWMFRDQRIRDNWALIHAVDQGNKANAPVAVAFNLFDQFLGAKARQIGFMLRGLKQLQGDLEETLQIPFLLFQGEAEKTIPDFLRECGASLLVTDFSPLREIQRCKEEICKRVSDLVTIHEVDAHNVVPTWVASEKLEYSARTIRGKINKRLPDYLIDFPTLQPPSRKWTGVTLSTDWDGLIANILRKGAEVPEIEWGEPGEKAAMEVLVGSKNGFLTKRLKGYSADRNNPLKPRGLSCLSPYLHFGQISAQRCALEARRIRKDSPQAVDTFLEELIVRRELADNFCFYQHHYDSLKGAWEWARKTLMDHAPDKREHIYTEQLEKAQTADPLWNASQLEMVYHGKMHGFMRMYWAKKILEWTTSPEEALEISIYLNDKYEIDGRDPNGYVGCMWSICGVHDQGWKERPVFGKIRYMNYAGCKRKFDVDGYIAYTKRLVGETKKRKAESLQSQKVKDLRS; this is encoded by the exons ATGGCCTCCTTTTCTTCTCCCCCCAGCAACTCGACGTGCGTACCATCGGGCCGGATCAGGGTTTTGAAGGAACGATCGCGAGCATTGGACGGGGAGGTGGGTCCTGTTGTGTATTGGATGTTCAGGGACCAAAGGATCAGAGACAACTGGGCGTTGATCCACGCCGTTGATCAAGGTAACAAGGCCAATGCACCCGTAGCTGTCGCGTTCAATCTGTTTGATCAGTTTCTAGGGGCGAAAGCTCGTCAGATAGGGTTTATGTTGAGGGGTTTGAAACAACTGCAGGGTGATCTCGAAGAGACCCTTCAAATCCCATTCCTCTTGTTTCAG GGAGAAGCTGAAAAGACTATACCAGATTTTTTAAGAGAATGCGGGGCTTCCCTTTTAGTCACAGACTTCTCACCTTTACGTGAAATTCAGAGGTGTAAAGAGGAAATTTGCAAGAGGGTGAGTGATTTGGTGACCATTCACGAAGTTGATGCCCACAACGTAGTACCTACTTGGGTGGCATCAGAGAAGTTGGAGTATAGCGCCAGGACCATAAGGGGAAAGATAAATAAAAGGCTTCCAGATTACCTCATTGATTTTCCTACTTTGCAGCCTCCAAGTAGAAAATGGACCGGTGTAACTTTGTCGACTGATTGGGATGGCCTCATTGCCAATATTTTGAG GAAAGGAGCAGAAGTTCCTGAAATTGAGTGGGGTGAACCAGGGGAGAAGGCAGCAATGGAAGTATTGGTGGGAAGTAAAAATGGGTTCTTAACGAAAAGGTTGAAAGGTTATTCAGCGGATAGGAATAATCCATTGAAACCTAGAGGGCTTTCATGTCTCTCTCCATACTTGCATTTTGGGCAAATATCTGCACAGCGATGTGCTTTAGAGGCTCGCAGGATCAGGAAAGATAGTCCTCAG GCAGTTGATACATTCTTGGAGGAGTTAATTGTGCGCCGAGAACTTGCTGATAACTTCTGTTTCTACCAACATCATTATGATTCACTGAAAGGGGCATGGGAATGGGCACGTAAGACCTTGATGGACCATGCTCCTGACAAGCGAGAACATATTTACAC GGAACAATTGGAAAAGGCACAAACAGCTGATCCT CTTTGGAATGCTTCTCAGTTGGAGATGGTCTACCATGGGAAGATGCATGGTTTTATGCG AATGTATTGGGCCAAAAAGATTCTTGAGTGGACAACATCACCGGAAGAAGCGCTTGAAATATCGATATATCTGAATGACAAG TATGAAATAGATGGCAGGGATCCAAATGGATATGTCGGTTGCATGTGGTCAATATGTGGCGTTCATGACCAG GGTTGGAAAGAACGTCCAGTTTTTGGGAAAATACGGTACATGAATTATGCAGGCTGCAAAAGGAAATTTGATGTGGATGGATACATTGCTTATACTAAAAGGCTTGTGGGTGAAACTAAGAAGAGAAAAGCAGAAAGCTTGCAGAGCCAGAAAGTAAAGGACCTTCGAAGTTAG
- the LOC122280768 gene encoding deoxyribodipyrimidine photo-lyase isoform X1, with protein sequence MASFSSPPSNSTCVPSGRIRVLKERSRALDGEVGPVVYWMFRDQRIRDNWALIHAVDQGNKANAPVAVAFNLFDQFLGAKARQIGFMLRGLKQLQGDLEETLQIPFLLFQGEAEKTIPDFLRECGASLLVTDFSPLREIQRCKEEICKRVSDLVTIHEVDAHNVVPTWVASEKLEYSARTIRGKINKRLPDYLIDFPTLQPPSRKWTGVTLSTDWDGLIANILRKGAEVPEIEWGEPGEKAAMEVLVGSKNGFLTKRLKGYSADRNNPLKPRGLSCLSPYLHFGQISAQRCALEARRIRKDSPQAVDTFLEELIVRRELADNFCFYQHHYDSLKGAWEWARKTLMDHAPDKREHIYTREQLEKAQTADPLWNASQLEMVYHGKMHGFMRMYWAKKILEWTTSPEEALEISIYLNDKYEIDGRDPNGYVGCMWSICGVHDQGWKERPVFGKIRYMNYAGCKRKFDVDGYIAYTKRLVGETKKRKAESLQSQKVKDLRS encoded by the exons ATGGCCTCCTTTTCTTCTCCCCCCAGCAACTCGACGTGCGTACCATCGGGCCGGATCAGGGTTTTGAAGGAACGATCGCGAGCATTGGACGGGGAGGTGGGTCCTGTTGTGTATTGGATGTTCAGGGACCAAAGGATCAGAGACAACTGGGCGTTGATCCACGCCGTTGATCAAGGTAACAAGGCCAATGCACCCGTAGCTGTCGCGTTCAATCTGTTTGATCAGTTTCTAGGGGCGAAAGCTCGTCAGATAGGGTTTATGTTGAGGGGTTTGAAACAACTGCAGGGTGATCTCGAAGAGACCCTTCAAATCCCATTCCTCTTGTTTCAG GGAGAAGCTGAAAAGACTATACCAGATTTTTTAAGAGAATGCGGGGCTTCCCTTTTAGTCACAGACTTCTCACCTTTACGTGAAATTCAGAGGTGTAAAGAGGAAATTTGCAAGAGGGTGAGTGATTTGGTGACCATTCACGAAGTTGATGCCCACAACGTAGTACCTACTTGGGTGGCATCAGAGAAGTTGGAGTATAGCGCCAGGACCATAAGGGGAAAGATAAATAAAAGGCTTCCAGATTACCTCATTGATTTTCCTACTTTGCAGCCTCCAAGTAGAAAATGGACCGGTGTAACTTTGTCGACTGATTGGGATGGCCTCATTGCCAATATTTTGAG GAAAGGAGCAGAAGTTCCTGAAATTGAGTGGGGTGAACCAGGGGAGAAGGCAGCAATGGAAGTATTGGTGGGAAGTAAAAATGGGTTCTTAACGAAAAGGTTGAAAGGTTATTCAGCGGATAGGAATAATCCATTGAAACCTAGAGGGCTTTCATGTCTCTCTCCATACTTGCATTTTGGGCAAATATCTGCACAGCGATGTGCTTTAGAGGCTCGCAGGATCAGGAAAGATAGTCCTCAG GCAGTTGATACATTCTTGGAGGAGTTAATTGTGCGCCGAGAACTTGCTGATAACTTCTGTTTCTACCAACATCATTATGATTCACTGAAAGGGGCATGGGAATGGGCACGTAAGACCTTGATGGACCATGCTCCTGACAAGCGAGAACATATTTACAC CAGGGAACAATTGGAAAAGGCACAAACAGCTGATCCT CTTTGGAATGCTTCTCAGTTGGAGATGGTCTACCATGGGAAGATGCATGGTTTTATGCG AATGTATTGGGCCAAAAAGATTCTTGAGTGGACAACATCACCGGAAGAAGCGCTTGAAATATCGATATATCTGAATGACAAG TATGAAATAGATGGCAGGGATCCAAATGGATATGTCGGTTGCATGTGGTCAATATGTGGCGTTCATGACCAG GGTTGGAAAGAACGTCCAGTTTTTGGGAAAATACGGTACATGAATTATGCAGGCTGCAAAAGGAAATTTGATGTGGATGGATACATTGCTTATACTAAAAGGCTTGTGGGTGAAACTAAGAAGAGAAAAGCAGAAAGCTTGCAGAGCCAGAAAGTAAAGGACCTTCGAAGTTAG